One segment of Gammaproteobacteria bacterium DNA contains the following:
- a CDS encoding IS5 family transposase: protein MSWPKEKPFNRYPSDLTDAEWERVQPLLEEREPNTRGRPREVDLREILNAIFYINKTGCQWRYLPKDFPAYTTVSTYYHQWINNGVFEKINTALHQKFRQEVGRNETPSAAIIDSQSVKGTQECADETGLDGGKLVKGRKRHILVDTMGCLIYVGVHAANIPDVKGAPQVLQGGLSIANTIRKVWADGAYQGEPLAQWLEKNFNCTIEVVNKNKEEKGFQVLPRRWVVERSLAWLGRSRRLSRDYERKPASSQSQVYLASIRLMLRKIFKNRELLQEPILEAA from the coding sequence ATGTCTTGGCCGAAGGAAAAACCGTTTAATCGCTATCCCAGTGATCTCACCGATGCGGAATGGGAGAGGGTTCAACCCCTTTTGGAAGAACGCGAGCCAAATACGCGAGGACGTCCCCGAGAAGTGGATCTCCGCGAGATTTTAAATGCAATTTTTTACATCAATAAAACGGGTTGTCAGTGGCGATATCTTCCCAAAGATTTTCCGGCGTATACCACCGTCAGCACTTATTATCATCAATGGATCAATAACGGTGTTTTCGAGAAAATTAACACGGCGCTTCACCAAAAATTTCGTCAAGAAGTAGGGCGAAATGAGACCCCAAGCGCCGCGATCATTGATAGCCAATCGGTGAAAGGCACTCAGGAATGTGCGGATGAAACAGGATTGGATGGAGGCAAGTTAGTTAAAGGAAGAAAAAGGCATATTCTAGTGGATACAATGGGTTGTCTAATTTATGTCGGGGTGCATGCCGCGAATATTCCGGATGTAAAAGGCGCACCACAGGTATTACAAGGTGGGCTATCCATCGCCAATACGATCCGGAAAGTTTGGGCCGATGGTGCTTATCAAGGTGAGCCCCTGGCTCAATGGCTTGAGAAAAACTTTAACTGCACGATTGAAGTTGTTAACAAAAATAAAGAAGAGAAAGGATTTCAGGTTTTACCTCGGCGATGGGTTGTTGAAAGAAGCCTCGCTTGGTTGGGGCGATCTCGTCGATTAAGTAGAGATTACGAAAGGAAGCCTGCATCGAGTCAAAGTCAAGTCTACCTTGCTTCAATTCGATTAATGTTGCGAAAAATATTTAAGAATCGTGAATTATTGCAGGAACCCATTTTAGAGGCTGCGTAG
- a CDS encoding transposase — MSGVFIAFLEKALEGRERPLIVITDNASYHTSKEVKAFLETHRKQIRLFFLPPHSPELNPDEQVWNEIKNDHLEKEPIKNRADFRARVYSALEKLKEFQERVKSFFRLPDTQYANPEKAPA, encoded by the coding sequence GTGAGTGGGGTTTTCATTGCCTTTTTAGAGAAGGCATTAGAGGGTCGAGAGCGCCCATTAATTGTCATCACGGACAATGCGTCTTATCATACCTCGAAAGAAGTCAAAGCCTTTCTTGAGACGCATCGAAAACAAATCCGCTTGTTCTTTCTTCCCCCCCACTCGCCAGAGTTAAATCCGGATGAACAGGTTTGGAATGAGATCAAAAATGATCATCTGGAAAAGGAGCCAATTAAAAACCGGGCTGATTTCAGAGCGCGCGTTTATTCTGCTTTGGAAAAGCTAAAAGAATTTCAGGAAAGGGTCAAATCATTTTTTAGGCTCCCTGATACTCAATACGCTAATCCTGAAAAAGCTCCAGCATGA
- a CDS encoding IS630 family transposase — MNAEWMFDARKIPDEVMNYIRRIAVRAVEEKHYGPELVADFLGIDRTSIYDWLRNYRYEGEEALDTRKALGATCVMTPDIDRWLKETILNTTPADHGYDTVLWTLEIMVNLLKEYFGLWVSDATVRLHLHQLGLSCQKPCYHALNQDQEEVKKFINEEFKEIQKRAQELGADIAFQDESWVQGHTRSGRTWGLVGHPPEIKVSDDRGGFHILSMVTATGELIFEVTTQK; from the coding sequence ATGAACGCGGAATGGATGTTTGATGCACGTAAAATACCGGATGAAGTGATGAATTACATCCGGCGTATTGCGGTTCGCGCGGTCGAAGAGAAGCATTATGGTCCGGAGCTTGTTGCTGATTTTTTGGGTATCGACCGAACGAGTATTTATGATTGGCTTCGCAACTATCGTTATGAAGGAGAAGAAGCCCTGGATACCCGGAAAGCGCTCGGCGCCACGTGTGTGATGACTCCGGATATTGATCGATGGTTAAAAGAAACGATACTCAATACGACGCCGGCGGATCATGGCTATGATACGGTTTTATGGACTTTAGAGATCATGGTTAATTTATTGAAAGAGTACTTTGGTTTATGGGTATCGGATGCCACGGTTCGTCTGCATTTACATCAATTAGGACTGAGTTGTCAAAAACCTTGTTATCATGCCTTAAACCAGGATCAGGAGGAAGTTAAAAAGTTTATTAATGAAGAATTTAAAGAGATTCAGAAGCGGGCTCAAGAACTTGGAGCGGATATTGCGTTTCAGGATGAGTCATGGGTTCAAGGCCATACGCGTTCTGGACGGACGTGGGGCTTAGTCGGTCATCCGCCTGAAATTAAAGTGAGTGATGACCGGGGTGGGTTTCACATTTTATCGATGGTTACGGCGACGGGCGAGTTAATATTTGAAGTGACCACTCAAAAATGA
- a CDS encoding GDP-mannose 4,6-dehydratase produces MGSPSKTVLITGARGFTGQHLRAHLRNAGWQVVGLVRESAHDADDICADLMHPEQLRAALETVQPDYIVHLAAITFVPHGDPLEIYQTNLLGTLNLLDTILAIGGQPHKVLIASSANVYGNPPVEVIDETICPAPVNHYANSKLAMEHIVRIYQDRLPILITRPFNYTGPGQDERFLIPKIVSHYRQRQPTIELGNLEVIRDFSDVRFVVETYRRLLDSEVAGETVNICSGVGVALGEIIESMNRIAGYSIEVRVNPAFVRANEVHRLIGDNHKLRRLIGELPAYSMDDLLMSIYQS; encoded by the coding sequence GTGGGTTCTCCTTCTAAAACTGTTCTGATCACTGGCGCGCGCGGTTTTACCGGTCAACATCTCCGCGCGCATTTGCGAAACGCTGGCTGGCAGGTCGTCGGACTGGTCCGTGAATCAGCGCATGACGCGGACGACATTTGCGCTGACCTGATGCATCCTGAGCAACTGCGCGCCGCCCTGGAGACGGTTCAACCAGATTACATCGTCCATCTAGCCGCCATCACTTTCGTCCCTCACGGCGATCCTCTGGAGATTTATCAGACCAACCTGTTGGGTACGCTCAATCTGCTCGACACCATTCTGGCAATCGGCGGGCAACCCCACAAGGTGCTGATCGCCAGCAGCGCTAATGTGTATGGCAATCCCCCCGTAGAGGTGATCGACGAAACCATCTGCCCAGCGCCGGTCAATCATTACGCCAACAGTAAACTGGCGATGGAGCATATCGTTCGCATTTATCAGGACCGGCTGCCGATTCTGATCACTCGTCCATTTAACTATACGGGACCGGGTCAGGACGAACGTTTCCTGATTCCTAAGATCGTCAGCCATTACCGTCAGCGGCAACCGACCATTGAACTGGGTAATCTGGAGGTGATCCGCGATTTCTCCGATGTGCGTTTCGTGGTGGAAACCTATCGACGGTTACTGGACAGTGAGGTCGCCGGGGAAACGGTCAACATTTGCTCCGGCGTGGGCGTAGCGCTCGGTGAAATCATAGAAAGTATGAACCGGATTGCCGGTTACTCAATCGAGGTGCGGGTCAATCCCGCCTTCGTTCGCGCCAACGAGGTGCATCGGCTCATTGGCGATAATCACAAATTACGCCGGTTGATTGGCGAATTGCCTGCGTATTCTATGGACGATTTGCTGATGAGTATTTATCAATCCTGA
- the gmd gene encoding GDP-mannose 4,6-dehydratase has protein sequence MKRAIITGVTGQDGAYLTQLLLDRGYRVYGTYRRTSSVNFWRMEELGLLDHPELQLVEYDLTDPGASIRLLQQVEPEEVYNLAAQSFVGVSFEQPVTTAQITGIGPLHLLEAIRTVNPNIRFYQASTSEMYGKIHELPQTETTFFHPRSPYGVAKLFAHWATVNYRESYGLFACSGILFNHESPLRGKEFVTRKITDAAACIHLGQQDMLELGNLDAQRDWGYAPEYVEGMYRMLQHSEPDTYVLATNQTWTVRHFVELAFQAVGIELTWEGQAENEVGRDARTHQVRVRVNPRYYRPCEVDILQGSPAKAREQLGWEPHTDLAELCRLMVEADLRRNRRGFSF, from the coding sequence ATGAAACGTGCAATTATCACGGGCGTCACTGGTCAGGACGGCGCGTATTTGACCCAACTCCTGCTTGACCGGGGCTATCGAGTTTATGGAACGTATCGCCGCACCAGTTCCGTCAATTTCTGGCGAATGGAAGAGCTGGGGCTGCTCGATCACCCGGAACTGCAATTGGTCGAATACGATTTGACTGATCCAGGCGCCAGCATCCGTTTGTTGCAACAGGTGGAACCTGAAGAAGTGTACAACCTGGCTGCTCAGAGTTTCGTCGGCGTCTCTTTCGAACAGCCGGTCACCACCGCCCAGATCACGGGTATCGGTCCATTGCACCTGTTGGAAGCGATCCGCACCGTCAACCCGAACATTCGCTTCTATCAGGCATCGACCTCGGAAATGTACGGCAAAATCCACGAACTGCCGCAAACCGAGACCACGTTTTTCCATCCGCGCAGTCCCTACGGCGTGGCCAAACTGTTTGCCCACTGGGCCACCGTCAATTACCGTGAATCCTACGGACTGTTCGCTTGCAGCGGCATCTTGTTCAATCATGAATCTCCCTTGCGCGGCAAGGAGTTCGTCACGCGCAAGATCACCGACGCCGCTGCCTGCATCCACTTGGGGCAACAGGATATGCTGGAACTGGGCAATCTCGACGCCCAGCGCGATTGGGGTTATGCGCCGGAGTATGTGGAGGGCATGTACCGAATGTTGCAGCATTCCGAGCCGGACACCTACGTTCTGGCCACGAATCAGACCTGGACCGTGCGTCATTTCGTGGAGTTGGCCTTTCAGGCGGTCGGCATCGAACTGACCTGGGAAGGGCAGGCGGAAAACGAGGTCGGGCGCGACGCGCGAACTCACCAGGTCCGGGTCCGGGTCAACCCCCGTTACTATCGACCCTGCGAAGTGGACATCCTGCAAGGCAGTCCGGCCAAGGCCCGGGAGCAACTGGGTTGGGAGCCGCACACCGATCTAGCCGAGTTGTGTCGTTTGATGGTCGAGGCTGATCTGCGGAGAAACCGGCGTGGGTTCTCCTTCTAA
- a CDS encoding ABC transporter permease, with product MPIHAQLIALQTILIKETLRFLRIWIQTILPPAVTTALYFIIFGKLIGAQIGPVEGLSYTQYIAPGLIMMAVITNSYANVVSSFYSAKFQRHIEEMLVSPLPNAIIVLGFVGGGLARGLAVGIAVTAISLFFADLHWQHPVLTFAVIVLTSVLFALAGLINGIYAKSFDDISVIPTFVLTPLIYLGGIFYSIKMLPDFWQQVSLFNPILYMINAFRFGILGVSDIDIQVAFTLILLFIAALFGYSLWLLQRGTGIRS from the coding sequence ATGCCTATTCACGCCCAACTGATCGCCCTGCAAACTATCCTGATCAAGGAAACTCTGCGTTTTCTGCGCATCTGGATTCAGACCATTCTGCCGCCAGCAGTGACAACCGCCCTGTATTTCATCATTTTCGGCAAATTGATCGGCGCGCAAATCGGCCCGGTGGAAGGGCTGAGCTATACCCAGTACATTGCGCCGGGTCTGATCATGATGGCGGTGATCACCAATTCCTACGCCAACGTGGTGTCCTCGTTCTACAGCGCCAAGTTCCAGCGCCATATTGAGGAAATGCTGGTCTCGCCGCTGCCAAACGCGATTATTGTACTCGGCTTCGTGGGCGGCGGATTGGCGCGGGGTCTGGCGGTGGGCATCGCGGTCACCGCAATCTCGCTGTTCTTCGCCGACCTGCATTGGCAACATCCCGTGCTGACCTTCGCCGTGATCGTATTGACCTCGGTGCTGTTCGCGCTCGCGGGATTGATCAACGGCATTTACGCCAAGAGCTTCGACGATATTTCCGTCATCCCGACTTTTGTGTTGACGCCGCTGATCTATCTGGGCGGGATTTTCTACTCCATCAAGATGCTGCCGGATTTCTGGCAGCAGGTCTCGCTGTTCAATCCCATCCTGTATATGATCAATGCCTTCCGCTTCGGTATCCTGGGCGTTTCCGATATCGATATCCAGGTAGCGTTTACCCTCATCCTATTGTTCATTGCCGCCCTGTTTGGCTACAGTCTATGGCTACTACAACGGGGAACCGGGATTAGGAGTTGA